From a single Theropithecus gelada isolate Dixy chromosome 8, Tgel_1.0, whole genome shotgun sequence genomic region:
- the ODF1 gene encoding outer dense fiber protein 1, translating into MAALSCLLDSVRRDIKKVDRELRQLRCIDEFSTRCLCDLYMHPYCCCDLHPYPYCLCYSKRSRSCGLCDLYPCCLCDYKLYCLRPSLRSLERKAIRAIEDEKRELAKLRRTTNRILASSCCSSNILGSVNVCGFEPDQVKVRVKDGKVCVSAERENRYDCLGSKKYSYMNICKEFSLPPCVDEKDVTYSYGLGSCVKIESPCYPCTSPCNPCNPCNPCSPCNPCSPCSPCNPCDPCNPCYPCGSRFSCRKMIL; encoded by the exons ATGGCTGCACTGAGTTGTCTCTTGGACAGTGTCAGAAGGGACATAAAGAAGGTGGACAGAGAACTAAGGCAACTGAGATGCATCGACGAATTTAGCACGCGGTGCCTGTGTGACTTGTATATGCACCCCTACTGCTGCTGTGACTTGCACCCATATCCGTACTGCTTGTGCTACTCCAAGCGATCACGCTCTTGCGGCCTGTGTGATCTCTACCCATGTTGCCTGTGTGATTACAAGCTTTACTGTCTGCGACCATCGCTCAGAAGTTTGGAGAGGAAAGCCATCAGAGCCATAGAAGATGAGAAGCGAGAGCTTGCCaa ACTGAGAAGAACAACAAATAGAATTCTGGCTTCCTCCTGCTGTAGCAGTAACATTTTAGGATCAGTGAATGTATGCGGTTTTGAACCTGATCAAGTCAAAGTTCGAGTGAAGGATGGAAAGGTATGTGTGTCGGCTGAGCGGGAGAACAGGTACGACTGCCTCGGATCGAAAAAGTACAGCTACATGAACATCTGCAAAGAGTTCAGCTTGCCGCCCTGTGTGGATGAGAAGGATGTAACATACTCCTACGGGCTCGGCAGTTGCGTCAAGATCGAGTCTCCTTGCTACCCTTGCACTTCTCCCTGCAACCCTTGCAACCCCTGCAACCCGTGCAGCCCCTGCAACCCCTGTAGCCCCTGCAGCCCCTGCAACCCATGTGACCCTTGCAACCCGTGTTATCCCTGTGGAAGCCGATTTTCCTGTAGGAAGATGATTTTGTAA